From Streptomyces chrestomyceticus JCM 4735, one genomic window encodes:
- a CDS encoding roadblock/LC7 domain-containing protein: protein MSQAAQNLNWLITNFVDNTPGVSHTVVVSADGLLLAMSDGFPRDRADQLAAVASGLTSLTSGASRIFEGGVVNQTVVEMERGFLFIMSVSDGSSLAVLAHPECDIGLVGYEMALLVDRAGTVLTPDLRAELQGSLLH from the coding sequence ATGAGCCAGGCGGCGCAGAATCTGAACTGGTTGATCACCAACTTCGTGGACAACACCCCGGGGGTGTCCCACACGGTGGTGGTCTCCGCGGACGGACTGCTCCTCGCCATGTCCGACGGTTTTCCCCGCGACCGCGCCGACCAGTTGGCGGCGGTGGCCTCGGGGCTGACCTCGCTGACCTCCGGTGCGTCCCGCATCTTCGAGGGCGGCGTGGTCAACCAGACCGTGGTGGAGATGGAGCGCGGCTTCCTCTTCATCATGTCCGTCTCCGACGGATCGTCGCTGGCCGTACTGGCGCACCCCGAGTGCGACATCGGCCTCGTCGGTTACGAGATGGCCCTGCTGGTCGACCGCGCGGGCACCGTGCTGACGCCCGACCTGCGCGCCGAACTCCAGGGCAGCCTGCTGCACTGA
- a CDS encoding DUF742 domain-containing protein, translated as MTPPPASPGPYGAYSQAPYGGEGDQPLVRPYAMTGGRTRPRYQLAIEALVSTTADPSQLPGLLPEHQRICHLTREVKSVAEISALLHIPLGVARILVADLAEAGMVAIHQPGGSGEAGGTPDVTLLERVLSGLRKL; from the coding sequence ATGACCCCGCCACCTGCCTCGCCCGGCCCGTACGGCGCCTACAGCCAAGCGCCGTACGGGGGCGAAGGTGACCAGCCGCTGGTCCGCCCGTACGCCATGACCGGGGGACGGACCCGGCCGCGCTACCAGCTCGCCATCGAGGCGCTGGTCAGCACGACCGCTGACCCGTCCCAGCTTCCCGGCCTGCTGCCGGAGCACCAGCGCATCTGCCATCTGACCCGCGAGGTGAAGTCGGTCGCCGAGATCTCGGCGCTGCTGCACATCCCGCTGGGGGTGGCCCGGATCCTGGTCGCGGACCTGGCGGAGGCCGGCATGGTGGCGATCCACCAGCCGGGCGGCAGTGGCGAGGCCGGCGGTACGCCCGACGTGACGCTGCTGGAAAGGGTGCTCAGTGGACTTCGCAAGCTCTGA
- a CDS encoding nitrate- and nitrite sensing domain-containing protein: MQGRFKRDGSPQARQGQGEAAADPELRGGSDRAASPQHGQGPGPAAGGDSADGASPKPPKGAKEPSGPGARIAMRNWRISTRLVSLLALPVIAATTLGGMRINTSLENIDQLDKMQLLTEMTRQATELADALQTERDKSAGPIAGTGNVKDDASVVAPREATDRAKQAFNKATGDVQRDDPTMAGVQATLLDIGRQLNTLNEIRNNAYKDGDNAARTVSSYNQLITSLLALSQDMAQATSNPEMIRSTRALAAFSSAKEYASMQRALVSAGLAHKGSPQLSSNDRLAGRTAEDNEKAARDRFSQIYTGATDLTKGLDGNNDDIKAAVAFAHRAFASDGGIHSEDYKYLDWYDTDTVKIDEMGRIESSLLSQMEQKSRELRNEATQEAILSGALILLVLGISLVGAFVVSRSMVRSLRRLQDTAQKVSQERLPELVKQLSEADPQDVDTSVESVGVHSRDEIGKVAAAFDDVHREAVRLASEQALLRGNVNAMFTNLSRRSQGLIQRQLSLISELESREADPDQLSSLFKLDHLATRMRRNGENLLVLAGEEPGRRWTRPVPLVDVLRAAASEVEQYERIELSAVPQTEVAGRVVNDLVHLLAELLENATSFSSPQTKVKVTGHALPDGRVLVEIHDTGIGLSPEDLSAINERLASPPTVDVSVSRRMGLFVVGRLSLRHGIRIQLRPSDSGGTTALVMLPVDVAQGGKKPQPGGKGGPGAGSVEGAPAPHTPNASANRLAGLQPRGQVGAGGARPALPGRGGPGGQGGPGAGAFGAPAGRTGNAPAGPSKSTPNTGQLSDGRPALPTRGAPAGANTGAGAGDTSQMPTVAPPTGAPRRDERPELPQRGAAGELTGGADATGGPSQPNTTSWGARRERGASDDWPMTPRQEQDRPRGHEEPETTGGFARPAAGGPGDTAEFARPDFDASPPGADADRTGRGPGDSGEFARTDAFGSGAPQRDDQATGQYELPADLRGESPQGPGDTGQFARPDDGRGFGETAYGNNGYDAAAGNAFTGGSAFGGGAQQQDAGVTGEFALPADLQNGSQQGTGEFAVPQERQRQDGASGDLLGGGSPAGPGDGRTPIFDTIESNWFSHPASGAASVPQQAADEPSAPSAEHSEAPPLPRREPGAAAGGASAGTSGSLFDGAAADSRTQGEQGQWRASPNDERWRQAEQIRQPAAGGVTTSGLPRRVPRANLVAGTAQQQSHQTGPQVSRAPDDVRGRLTNLRRGIQQGRYRAEENASTGNHGIVDPTHQQER, encoded by the coding sequence GTGCAGGGACGTTTCAAGAGGGACGGGTCTCCCCAGGCCCGCCAGGGCCAAGGGGAAGCTGCGGCGGACCCGGAGCTGCGCGGCGGAAGCGACCGCGCCGCCTCGCCCCAGCATGGCCAGGGCCCCGGCCCGGCGGCCGGGGGTGACTCCGCCGACGGCGCCTCGCCCAAGCCGCCGAAGGGCGCCAAGGAGCCGAGCGGCCCCGGCGCGCGAATAGCCATGCGCAACTGGCGCATCAGCACCCGCCTGGTCTCCCTGCTCGCGCTCCCCGTCATCGCCGCGACCACGCTCGGCGGCATGCGCATCAACACGTCGCTGGAGAACATCGACCAGCTCGACAAGATGCAGTTGCTCACCGAGATGACGCGGCAGGCCACCGAGCTGGCCGACGCCCTCCAGACGGAGCGGGACAAGTCGGCGGGCCCGATCGCCGGCACCGGCAACGTCAAGGACGACGCCAGTGTCGTCGCCCCGCGTGAGGCGACCGACCGGGCCAAGCAGGCGTTCAACAAGGCCACCGGTGACGTCCAGCGCGACGACCCGACGATGGCCGGTGTGCAGGCGACCCTGCTGGACATCGGGCGTCAGCTCAACACCCTCAACGAGATCCGCAACAACGCGTACAAGGACGGCGACAACGCCGCCCGTACGGTCAGCAGCTACAACCAGCTCATCACCTCGCTGCTCGCGCTCTCCCAGGACATGGCGCAGGCGACCAGCAACCCGGAGATGATCCGCAGCACCCGTGCGCTCGCGGCGTTCTCCTCCGCCAAGGAATACGCGTCGATGCAGCGCGCGCTGGTCAGTGCCGGCCTCGCGCACAAGGGCAGCCCGCAGCTCTCCTCCAACGACCGGCTGGCCGGCCGTACCGCCGAGGACAATGAGAAGGCGGCCCGCGACCGCTTCTCGCAGATCTACACCGGCGCCACCGACCTCACCAAGGGTCTGGACGGCAACAACGACGACATCAAGGCGGCCGTCGCCTTCGCGCACCGCGCCTTCGCCAGCGACGGCGGCATCCACAGCGAGGACTACAAGTACCTCGACTGGTACGACACGGACACCGTCAAGATCGACGAGATGGGCCGTATCGAGAGCTCGCTGCTCTCGCAGATGGAGCAGAAGTCCCGCGAGCTGCGCAACGAGGCGACGCAGGAGGCCATCCTCAGCGGTGCGCTGATCCTGCTGGTCCTGGGCATCTCGCTGGTCGGCGCGTTCGTCGTGTCCCGGTCCATGGTGCGCTCGCTGCGCCGGCTCCAGGACACCGCGCAGAAGGTCTCCCAGGAGCGCCTGCCCGAGCTGGTCAAGCAGCTCTCCGAGGCGGACCCGCAGGACGTGGACACCTCCGTGGAGTCCGTCGGCGTGCACAGCCGGGACGAGATCGGCAAGGTGGCCGCGGCCTTCGACGACGTGCACCGCGAAGCCGTCCGGCTGGCGTCCGAGCAGGCGCTGCTGCGGGGCAACGTCAACGCGATGTTCACCAACCTCTCGCGCCGCAGCCAGGGCCTCATCCAGCGTCAGCTCTCGCTCATCTCCGAACTGGAGTCCCGCGAGGCCGACCCGGACCAGCTCTCCTCGCTGTTCAAGCTGGACCACCTCGCGACCCGTATGCGCCGTAACGGTGAGAACCTCCTCGTCCTCGCGGGCGAGGAGCCGGGCCGCCGCTGGACGCGCCCGGTCCCGCTGGTCGACGTGCTGCGCGCCGCCGCGTCCGAGGTGGAGCAGTACGAGCGCATCGAACTGAGCGCCGTACCGCAGACCGAGGTCGCCGGCCGGGTCGTCAACGACCTCGTGCACCTGCTCGCCGAGCTGCTGGAGAACGCGACCTCGTTCTCCTCCCCGCAGACCAAGGTCAAGGTGACCGGTCACGCGCTGCCCGACGGCCGCGTCCTGGTCGAGATCCACGACACCGGTATCGGCCTGTCCCCCGAGGACCTGTCCGCGATCAACGAGCGGCTGGCCAGCCCGCCGACGGTGGACGTCTCGGTCTCCCGCCGCATGGGTCTGTTCGTGGTCGGCCGCCTGTCGCTGCGGCACGGCATCCGCATCCAGTTGCGGCCGTCCGACTCGGGCGGTACGACGGCGCTGGTCATGCTGCCGGTCGATGTCGCCCAGGGCGGCAAGAAGCCCCAGCCGGGCGGCAAGGGCGGGCCGGGTGCCGGTTCCGTCGAGGGTGCCCCCGCGCCGCACACCCCGAACGCCTCCGCCAACCGTCTCGCCGGTCTGCAGCCGCGTGGCCAGGTCGGTGCGGGCGGCGCGCGTCCGGCGCTGCCGGGCCGCGGCGGTCCGGGCGGCCAGGGCGGGCCGGGTGCCGGTGCGTTCGGCGCGCCGGCCGGCCGTACGGGCAACGCGCCCGCCGGTCCCTCCAAGAGCACCCCGAACACCGGTCAGCTCAGCGACGGGCGTCCGGCGCTGCCGACCCGTGGCGCGCCGGCCGGTGCGAACACGGGCGCCGGTGCCGGTGACACCTCGCAGATGCCGACGGTCGCTCCCCCGACGGGCGCGCCCCGCCGTGACGAGCGCCCGGAGCTTCCGCAGCGCGGCGCGGCCGGTGAGCTGACCGGCGGCGCGGACGCCACCGGCGGCCCCTCGCAGCCCAACACCACGAGCTGGGGTGCCCGCCGTGAGCGCGGCGCCTCGGACGACTGGCCGATGACGCCCCGCCAGGAGCAGGACCGGCCGCGCGGCCACGAGGAGCCGGAGACCACCGGCGGCTTCGCCCGCCCGGCGGCCGGCGGCCCCGGTGACACGGCGGAGTTCGCCCGTCCCGACTTCGACGCCTCGCCGCCCGGCGCGGACGCCGACCGGACCGGCCGCGGCCCCGGTGACAGCGGCGAGTTCGCCCGTACCGACGCCTTCGGTTCCGGCGCGCCGCAGCGCGACGACCAGGCGACCGGTCAGTACGAGCTGCCCGCCGACCTGCGCGGCGAGTCGCCGCAGGGCCCCGGCGACACCGGGCAGTTCGCCCGCCCGGACGACGGGCGCGGCTTCGGCGAGACCGCGTACGGGAACAACGGTTATGACGCGGCCGCGGGCAACGCCTTCACGGGCGGCAGTGCCTTCGGCGGCGGCGCGCAGCAGCAGGACGCCGGCGTCACGGGCGAGTTCGCCCTCCCCGCCGACCTGCAGAACGGGTCGCAGCAGGGCACCGGCGAGTTCGCGGTGCCGCAGGAGCGGCAGCGCCAGGACGGCGCCTCCGGTGACCTCCTCGGCGGCGGTTCGCCCGCCGGTCCGGGTGACGGCCGTACGCCGATCTTCGACACCATCGAGTCGAACTGGTTCAGCCACCCGGCGTCCGGTGCGGCCTCGGTACCGCAGCAGGCCGCCGACGAGCCCTCGGCCCCGTCGGCGGAGCACTCCGAGGCGCCGCCGCTGCCGCGCCGCGAGCCCGGTGCCGCCGCCGGCGGCGCGTCCGCCGGTACGTCCGGCTCGCTCTTCGACGGTGCCGCCGCCGACAGCCGAACCCAGGGTGAGCAGGGCCAGTGGCGTGCCTCGCCCAACGACGAGCGCTGGCGGCAGGCGGAGCAGATCCGCCAGCCCGCCGCCGGTGGCGTCACCACCTCCGGACTGCCCCGCCGGGTACCGCGCGCCAACCTGGTCGCCGGCACCGCGCAGCAGCAGTCCCACCAGACCGGTCCGCAGGTCTCGCGTGCGCCCGACGACGTGCGCGGCCGTCTGACCAATCTTCGTCGGGGTATCCAGCAAGGCCGTTACCGGGCCGAGGAGAACGCCTCCACCGGCAACCACGGCATTGTCGACCCCACTCACCAGCAGGAGCGTTAG